GTCGCGGCTGAAGCCGCTCCTACGACGTTGCAGCGCCGGGGACACCGCTCTTGCGAATCCCCAATCCCTAATCCCCAATCCCGGCCCCAATCAAACGGCCTCGCCAAACGCCTTGGCCAACCCGCGATACGCCTTGCGCTGCGCCTCGGTTTCCGGCGCCGGCGCCAGCACTTCCAGTTCGACGATCTGGTCGCCCGGCGGGGTGCCCGGCAGGCCGCGGCCGCGCAGGCGCAGCTTGCGGCCGGCATCGGACTCGGGCGGGATCTTCAGTTCCACCGCCCCGCCCAGGGTCGGCACGCTGATGCTGGTGCCCAGCGCCGCCTGCCATGGGGTCACCTGCAGGGTGTAGAGGATGTTGCGGCCGTCCACCTCGAACTGCGGATGCGCGGCGTACTCGATCTCCAGCAGCAGGTTGCTGCCGCCGTTGCCCTGCCCGCTCAGCCGGATCACCTGGCCGGGACGCACGCCCTTGGGCACGCGCACGTCCAGTTGCTTGCCGTTGATGGTGATGCGCACGCTGTCGCCGGCATACACCGCTTCCAGCGGCACCGCCAGCTTGGCGCGGGTGTCGCCGCGCGGCGCGCCCGGCCCCGGACCGGGGCCGGCGCCGCCCTGGCGGGCGCGCTGCTGGCGGGCGAACAGGCTCTCGAAGAAATCGCTGAAGCCGCCGCCGGCGCCGCCGTTGCC
This genomic stretch from Xanthomonas sacchari harbors:
- a CDS encoding DnaJ C-terminal domain-containing protein; amino-acid sequence: MEFKDYYATLGVEPSAGDAEIKTAYRRLARKYHPDVSKEPGAEEKFKAINEAYEALRDPPKRAAYDQLRAQGYRPGEEFHAPPNYGGAQGFDFEEVFGNGGAGGGFSDFFESLFARQQRARQGGAGPGPGPGAPRGDTRAKLAVPLEAVYAGDSVRITINGKQLDVRVPKGVRPGQVIRLSGQGNGGSNLLLEIEYAAHPQFEVDGRNILYTLQVTPWQAALGTSISVPTLGGAVELKIPPESDAGRKLRLRGRGLPGTPPGDQIVELEVLAPAPETEAQRKAYRGLAKAFGEAV